The nucleotide sequence CAGCCGGCGGTCGGCGCGTCCGCCCTCTCCGGGGGCAGCACGGACGCGTTGTCGCAGTTCGTGGCATGGCCGGGGCTGCTCACCTACCAGGGCAAGGCGAAGGCCCTGTACGACGGTGCGCAGCTGGACCTGCCGACCTTCCACGGCGTGACGGCCCGCGAGGACTTCGCCGAGCAGCGGCCGGCTGTCCTGGTGGCCTTCCTCAAGGCGCAGGCCAAGGCCACGGACTACCTCAACGAGCATCCCGTGGAGGCCGCGGAGAAGGTCGCCGACGCCACGGGGCTGCCCGCCGAGGTCGTCTACCTCTACAACGGGGCGCACGGCATCGCGACCTTCGACCCCGCGCTGAAGCCCGCGCTGATCGCCGCCCTGAAGAAGGACGTGCCGATCCTCAAGGCGGCGAAACTGACGGGCGACGTGGACGTGGACGCGTTCGTCGACGACCAGTACGTCCGCAAGGCGCTCGGTACGTCGTACGAGAAGCAGCTCGCGGCGGCCCCCGCCCCGGCCGGGAGCGAGGTCTGGCCCAAGAACGCCACCGAGACCCAGTCCTTCAGGACGCCCGCCGAGCTCCTCGCCCACGTCGCCGGGCACAAGAACGGGATCCGCGCCGCGTACGTCCCGGACGCCACGACCGGTACCCAGTGGTTCGCCGACAAGGCGGTGTGGGTGGCCGACGGCGACCAGCTCCTGCCCTTCGTCGCCCCGGCCACGGCGAAGGCGTACGTCGCCGGCCACGACGGCGCCGAGGTCATCACGTACGCCGCCGCCCTGGAGCGGGCGTCGTGAGCCGCCCCGCCGAAGCCGGCCGACGCGCGCGGAGTCTCGGCTCACGGCCCACGACCCGCTACGCCCTGCGGGTGGTGTCCCTGGTCGCGGCCCTCGCTCTCTGGCAGCTGCTGACCAGCCTGGACGTCGACGTATGGCTGCGTTTCTCGCAGTTCCCCACGGTGACGGACGTGGCGCACGCCTTCGCGGACCGGGTGACCGGGCCGGACTACTGGACGGACCTGACCGACAGCCTCACCCGCATCCTGACCGGCTTCCTGCTGGCGGCGGTGCTGGGTGTGGCGGTGGGCATCCTCGTCGCCCGCTCCCGCCTCGCCGAGGACCTGCTCGGGCCGGTCCTGGAGGTGATCCGCCCGA is from Streptomyces sp. NBC_01314 and encodes:
- a CDS encoding ABC transporter substrate-binding protein — translated: MKHKAVAATAALLLPLSLTACGNGGDTTADGGTVTVTVGYQSKTINTVTAGTLLRSLGYFEDELNALGGKTTYKVDWQDYATGAPITAQMTAGKMDIGSMGDFPLLLNAARGKQLGKPTRLVAATGYNLRGGLNTIVTAPDSKLSTLKDLKGRKVSTSIGSAADGTLVRALRNAGLDADKDIEKLNQQPAVGASALSGGSTDALSQFVAWPGLLTYQGKAKALYDGAQLDLPTFHGVTAREDFAEQRPAVLVAFLKAQAKATDYLNEHPVEAAEKVADATGLPAEVVYLYNGAHGIATFDPALKPALIAALKKDVPILKAAKLTGDVDVDAFVDDQYVRKALGTSYEKQLAAAPAPAGSEVWPKNATETQSFRTPAELLAHVAGHKNGIRAAYVPDATTGTQWFADKAVWVADGDQLLPFVAPATAKAYVAGHDGAEVITYAAALERAS